In a genomic window of Zingiber officinale cultivar Zhangliang chromosome 9B, Zo_v1.1, whole genome shotgun sequence:
- the LOC122023150 gene encoding beta-fructofuranosidase, insoluble isoenzyme 3-like — protein sequence MVNISCYISPRFIAKRPFYYKGIYHLFYQYNPYGSVWGNIVWGHSVSTDLINWYALDPAIYPSKPFDIYGCWSGSATVLPDGKPVILYTGIVDNFKTQVQNIAFPANLSDPLLREWDKPDYNPVISSDPSINATQFRDPTTAWLHPDNKHWSIAIGGIREVGQRGVAILYRSKDFVNWTKAKHPLHSSKGTGMWECPDFFPVAVGGREGRDTSATGRGVKHVLKVSLDRTRFEYYTLGTYYPALDRYLPDQALVDGSDGLRYDYGNFYASKTFFDPAKRRRVLTGWANESDTIADDVSKGWSGIILVPRELWLDENGRQLLQWPVEEFDRLRSQHVSLANQVVNPGGFFRVNNIDAVQADVEVTFEMGSLEKAEDFDPSYVGDAQAYCARHAADVKGGVGPFGLYVLADAAHEERTAVFFKVFKHKRKHVVLFCHDPTRSTKRENIYKPTFAGFVDVDIDSSKTISLRSLIDHSVVESFGAGGKTCITSRVYPSLAIGRDAHLFVFNNGAVDVKVSELNAWEIRTPFMNKEI from the exons ATGGTTAACATTAGTTGCTATATTTCTCCTCGTTTCATTGCAAAAA GGCCATTTTACTACAAGGGAATATACCATCTTTTCTACCAGTACAACCCCTATGGCTCCGTGTGGGGTAACATCGTGTGGGGCCACTCGGTGTCCACCGATCTGATCAACTGGTACGCGCTCGACCCGGCAATCTACCCGTCGAAGCCCTTCGACATCTACGGATGTTGGTCCGGCTCCGCCACCGTCCTCCCCGACGGCAAGCCGGTGATCCTCTACACCGGCATCGTCGACAACTTCAAGACCCAGGTCCAAAACATCGCCTTCCCGGCCAATTTATCCGACCCCCTTCTCCGTGAGTGGGACAAGCCCGACTACAACCCCGTGATCTCCTCCGATCCGTCGATCAACGCCACCCAGTTCCGTGATCCGACCACGGCGTGGCTCCACCCGGACAACAAGCACTGGAGCATCGCGATCGGGGGCATCAGGGAAGTGGGGCAGAGAGGGGTGGCGATCTTGTACCGGAGCAAGGATTTCGTGAACTGGACGAAGGCGAAGCACCCGCTGCACTCGAGCAAGGGGACGGGGATGTGGGAGTGCCCGGACTTCTTCCCGGTGGCGGTCGGCGGGAGGGAAGGAAGGGACACGTCGGCGACCGGCCGCGGAGTGAAGCACGTGCTGAAGGTGAGCCTCGACCGGACGAGGTTCGAGTACTACACTCTGGGAACGTACTACCCTGCGCTGGACCGATACCTTCCGGACCAGGCGTTGGTGGACGGCAGCGATGGGTTGAGGTACGATTACGGCAACTTCTACGCCTCGAAGACCTTCTTCGATCCGGCAAAGAGGAGGAGGGTTTTGACCGGCTGGGCCAACGAGTCGGATACCATTGCCGATGACGTCAGCAAAGGCTGGTCCGGAATCATC TTGGTTCCTAGAGAACTTTGGCTGGACGAGAACGGccggcagctgttgcagtggccGGTGGAGGAGTTCGATCGGCTGAGAAGCCAGCACGTTTCTTTGGCGAATCAGGTCGTGAATCCCGGTGGCTTCTTCCGAGTAAACAACATCGACGCGGTTCAGGCGGATGTGGAGGTTACATTCGAGATGGGCAGTTTGGAAAAAGCAGAGGATTTCGACCCTTCGTACGTCGGAGATGCCCAAGCTTACTGCGCCAGGCACGCTGCCGATGTGAAGGGAGGAGTCGGCCCGTTCGGGCTTTACGTTCTCGCCGATGCCGCTCACGAAGAAAGAACCGCAGTGTTCTTCAAGGTCTTCAAGCACAAGAGGAAGCACGTTGTTCTCTTCTGCCATGATCCCACCAG GTCAACTAAAAGGGAGAACATATATAAGCCGACTTTTGCTGGCTTTGTCGACGTTGACATCGATTCGTCTAAGACGATCTCTCTTAGAAGCTTGATCGATCACTCGGTGGTGGAGAGCTTTGGAGCAGGAGGAAAAACATGCATCACGTCCAGAGTTTATCCGAGCTTGGCGATCGGAAGAGATGCCCATCTGTTCGTGTTCAACAATGGTGCAGTGGATGTTAAGGTTTCGGAGCTGAATGCATGGGAGATTAGGACGCCTTTCATGAACAAGGAAATCTGA